A genomic window from Pyricularia oryzae 70-15 chromosome 7, whole genome shotgun sequence includes:
- a CDS encoding signal recognition particle receptor subunit alpha — MLDTFEIVTTTGVVLWSRTLTPVSPSVINSFISDVFIEEKAGAGSTRESSSASSNPPYRTDSHTLRWAFVKELGLIFVAVYRSLFHLSWIDKLVDNIRAIFVNLYGEQLTKPNTTIVDCAGFDDYFNQQVKELEGAKDSRASETARPLEDAFVSGNLGEEPPLPSAPGLHHRGNRAGAAAQDKSVDSSPVASPTGSRPATPGTGTNHLLVAKAGPLAKMSRRARKAQSANTSGDETSPARKAKAKATGKKGRKWDADGLATEDDDVQLDYSQTNAASDIDDGVGRSSALEEVDAATWGTKTKGKFVLRDLGDEVHSILESEKNKAQANSSSKQDAGLIGSSLSTIGGLFRNVVGGKVLTREDLDKAMKGMEDHLLRKNVAREAAVRLCEGVEKELVGVKTGSFESINTRVQAAMEASLTRMLTPTSSLDLLREIDSVTQPSVTSLRKPRPYVMSIVGVNGVGKSTNLSKICFFLLQNKYKVLIAAGDTFRSGAVEQLAVHVRNLKELTAREGGQVELYQKGYGKDAAAVAKDAVSHAAQEGFDVVLIDTAGRRHNDQRLMSSLEKFAKFAQPDKILMVGEALVGTDSVAQARNFNAAFGSGRSLDGFIISKCDTVGTMVGTLVSIVHATNVPVLFVGVGQHYSDLRNFSVKWAVEKLLSND, encoded by the exons ATGCTGGACACATTCGAAATTGTCACCACAACGGGAGTGGTGCTTTGGTCGCGAACTCTGACCCCGGTCAGTCCCTCGGTCATCAACAGTTTTATCTCAGATGTCTTTATAGAAGAGAAGGCCGGCGCCGGTAGCACACGCGAGAGCAGCTCGGCCTCATCTAATCCACCATACCGGACCGATAGCCATACCCTCCGGTGGGCCTTTGTCAAGGAGCTCGGCCTAATCTTCGTTGCCGTATACCGATCCCTCTTCCACCTATCATGGATCGACAAGCTCGTAGATAACATCCGCGCTATATTCGTCAACCTATACGGCGAACAGTTGACCAAGCCCAACACGACGATCGTGGACTGCGCCGGGTTCGACGATTATTTTAACCAACAGGTCAAGGAGCTTGAAGGCGCAAAGGACTCTAGGGCCTCCGAGACTGCGCGCCCACTCGAGGATGCGTTCGTGTCCGGAAACCTCGGCGAGGAACCACCCCTTCCGTCGGCGCCAGGGCTACATCATCGAGGCAACCgtgccggcgccgccgcccaggaCAAGTCTGTCGATTCGAGTCCCGTCGCATCCCCTACTGGCTCGCGCCCTGCCACCCCTGGCACCGGGACAAACCACCTCCTCGTCGCCAAGGCTGGCCCACTGGCGAAGATGTCGCGCAGGGCGCGCAAGGCTCAGTCGGCCAACACATCTGGAGATGAGACTTCACCGGCGCGAAAGGCCAAGGCTAAAGCGACCGGGAAGAAGGGGAGAAAGTGGGATGCCGACGGCCTGGCAACCGAAGACGATGATGTGCAGCTGGATTATTCCCAGACGAACGCTGCCAGTGATATTGACGACGGGGTGGGCAGGTCGTCTGCTCTCGAAGAGGTTGACGCTGCTACGTGGGGCACCAAGACCAAGGGCAAGTTCGTGCTCAGGGACTTGGGAGACGAGGTTCATTCCATCCTGGAATCGGAGAAGAACAAAGCCCAGGCAAACTCGTCATCCAAGCAGGACGCTGGACTTATTGGGTCCAGCCTCAGCACGATAGGGGGTCTGTTCAGGAATGTCGTCGGAGGCAAAGTTCTGACTAGGGAAGATCTGGACAAGGCCATGAAGGGCATGGAAGATCATTTGCTGCGCAAGAATGTTGCTCGCGAGGCCGCCGTCAGGCTATGCGAGGGTGTTGAGAAGGAGCTCGTCGGAGTGAAGACAGGGAGCTTCGAGA GCATAAATACCCGAGTACAGGCTGCGATGGAGGCATCTCTCACGCGGATGCTAACCCCAACCTCTTCGCTCGACCTCCTACGTGAGATCGACTCGGTCACACAACCTTCGGTAACGTCTCTCCGCAAACCGCGACCATACGTCATGTCTATCGTGGGTGTCAACGGTGTCGGGAAATCCACCAACCTTTCCAAGATctgctttttccttttgcaGAACAAGTACAAGGTTCTCATCGCGGCTGGAGATACCTTCCGGTCCGGTGCAGTAGAACAGTTGGCCGTTCACGTGCGCAACCTCAAGGAGCTCACCGCCCGCGAGGGTGGTCAAGTCGAGCTCTACCAGAAGGGATACGGCAAGGATGCCGCTGCTGTGGCCAAGGACGCTGTGAGCCATGCTGCGCAGGAAGGGTTTGACGTTGTGCTCATTGACACGGCAGGAAGGAGGCATAACGACCAGAGGCTCATGTCATCGCTGGAAAAGTTTGCCAAGTTTGCGCAACCGGACAAGATTTTGATGGTTGGAGAG GCCCTTGTCGGAACGGACTCGGTCGCTCAAGCGCGCAACTTCAATGCAGCCTTTGGATCAGGCCGGTCTCTGGACGGTTTTATCATCTCCAAGTGCGATACAGTCGGCACCATGGTCGGAACACTGGTGAGCATCGTGCATGCGACCAATGTTCCCGTCCTGTTTGTCGGAGTTGGACAGCACTATTCAGACTTGCGTAACTTTTCCGTCAAGTGGGCAGTGGAGAAGCTTCTCAGTAACGATTGA
- a CDS encoding ATP synthase subunit D yields the protein MAARSAALKIDWAQVTTSLGLRGQTAASLQAFKKRNDDVRRKVQQLSQQSTQVDFAHYRSVLKNQAIVDEIEKRFAAFKPATYDVSRQLKAIDAFEVEAVKNAEATKNQVDMTLKDLQKTLENIETARPFEDLTVDEVAAAEPSIDEKTAKLVSKGRWQVPGYKEKFGDLSVL from the exons ATGGCCGCA CGAAGCGCAGCTCTCAAGATCGACTGGGCCCAGGTCACCACCTCGCTGGGCCTCCGTGGCCAGACGGCCGCCTCGCTCCAGGCTTTCAAGAAGCGTAACGACGACGTCAGGCGCAAGGTCCAGCAGCTGTCCCAGCAGTCTACCCAGGTCGACTTTGCCCACTACCGCTCCGTCCTCAAGAACCAGGCCATCGTCGACGAGATCGAGAAGCGCTTCGCCGCCTTCAAGCCCGCCACCTACGATGTCTCGCGCCAGCTCAAGGCCATCGACGCCTTCGAGGTCGAGGCCGTCAAGAACGCCGAAGCCACCAAGAACCAGGTCGACATGACCCTCAAGGACCTCCAGAAGACCCTCGAGAACATTGAGACTGCCAGGCCGTTCGAGGACCTCACTGTT GATGAGGTTGCCGCTGCCGAGCCCTCGATTGACGAGAAGACCGCCAAGTTGGTCTCCAAGGGCCGCTGGCAGGTGCCTGGATACAAG GAGAAATTCGGCGACCTGTCCGTGCTATAA
- a CDS encoding nascent polypeptide-associated complex subunit alpha, giving the protein MANPRVEELPDEEVKKTVVDDHDDDSSSDSDGEEETNLPAGSTAVIHSRNEKKARKAIEKLHLIRVDGITRVTLRRPKNILFVINNPEVYKSPNSGTYIVFGEAKIEDLNASAQAAAAQQLASSAGHDHDHAGHSHGEAKASEGDAKKEEEDDDEEVDADGIEDKDIELVMTQAGVSRTKAIKALKENDNDIVNSIMALSV; this is encoded by the exons ATGGCCAACCCTAGAGTCGAAGAGCTTCCCGACGAGGAGGTCAAGAAGACTGTCGTCGACGACCACGATGACGACAGCAGCTCCGACTCCGATGGCGAAGAGGAGACCAACCTCCCTGCCGGCTCGACCGCCGTCATCCACTCCCGCAACGAGAAGAAGGCTCGCAAGGCCATCGAGAAACTGCATCTGATCCGCGTCGACGGCATCACCCGCGTCACCCTCCGCCGCCCTAAGAAC ATTCTCTTTGTCATCAACAACCCCGAAGTCTACAAGTCGCCCAACAGCGGCACATACAT CGTCTTCGGTGAGGCGAAGATTGAAGACCTGAACGCCTCAGCCcaggctgccgctgcccaGCAGCTTGCTTCCTCGGCCGGCCACGACCACGACCACGCTGGCCACAGCCACGGTGAGGCCAAGGCCAGCGAGGGTGACgccaagaaggaggaggaggacgacgacgaggaggtcgACGCCGACGGTATCGAGGACAAGGACATTGAGCTTGTCATGACCCAGGCCGGCGTCTCGCGCACAAAGGCCATCAAGGCTTTGAAGGAGAACGACAATGATATAGTCAACTCCATCATGGCTTTAAGCGTCTAA
- a CDS encoding ectonucleotide pyrophosphatase/phosphodiesterase 1, with the protein MPLQKPRPVPAAGGRGNNSFLSPVDYDADARSIHSDQEADSDDDMLLQRARNSRELRAHDRLVFMEEEETDKLVLDARRRTQEKGRRESGLTIPNPLKLIRRYSDTSLRSSAAGDEEDGREKAADKRKQRKSRRKMKKDRLLAEAQHGEDGELMYEMEEGGMKEGSETGDSSEREDSEEVDRVRMKFLEDTKRRRWGCCQWTLINAVIAVVFALLALGAWKLSQKDRSHKQQQYVSNGTALFGPTTIIISLDGFRADFLNRGLTPRLNAFVKEGVSPLYMLPSFPSVTFPNHYTLVTGLYPESHGVVGNTFYDPELKTDFYYTDPGRSLDPKWWGGEPFWATAEKAGIRTAIHMWPGSEAHILGIEPSFLDKYDGKENLSSKVSRILELLDKPGMEDEKANPKDMRPQLIAAYVPNVDADGHTYGPNSTEIRETIKEVDGMMDDIFKGLEQRNLTGLVNVVVVSDHGMATTDRTRLLQLDDLVDLSKVEHIDGWPLVGLRPRKPEDLQSLYDELVRNTKDNPNVDIYLKDVNMPKRYHFSNNDRIAPLWVVPKTGWNVVQREEFDLQEAKTKDLTYHPRGLHGYDNEHPLMRAIFIARGPAFPHAPNSKLEPFQNIEVYNILCDSVGLDPVPNNGTLRLPLKPIGLHSPEAPIPDAADPVTSSTTTESTPTQSVGVDHVPEPTQAGTPGSNNGGGDGKDGASQPKTAKEKLEDLWKWFTGKVSKAWGKIAHPNRGGSSTADSNSA; encoded by the exons ATGCCTCTCCAAAAGCCGAGACCAGTACCGGCCGCGGGCGGTCGGGGCAACAACTCCTTCCTATCCCCGGTAGATTATGATGCCGACGCGCGGTCAATCCACAGCGACCAGGAAGCCGATAGCGACGACGATATGCTCCTTCAGCGAGCGCGCAACAGCCGAGAGCTTCGAGCGCACGACCGGCTCGTATTCATGGAGGAGGAAGAAACAGATAAGCTGGTGTTGGATGCACGACGACGCACGCAGGAGAAGGGTAGACGTGAGAGCGGGCTCACAATACCGAACCCTTTGAAGTTGATACGGCGCTATAGCGATACCTCGTTGCGGTCGTCCGCTGCAGgagatgaagaagatggaAGGGAGAAGGCGGCGGACAAGAGGAAGCAGAGGAAAAGCAGGCGCAAGATGAAAAAGGACCGATTGTTGGCCGAGGCGCAGCATGGGGAGGACGGCGAGCTCATGTATGAAATGGAGGAAGGGGGTATGAAGGAGGGGAGCGAGACGGGCGACAGCAGCGAGAGGGAGGACAGTGAGGAAGTCGACCGTGTGCGGATGAAGTTTTTGGAAGATACCAAACGAAGGAGGTGGGGGTGCTGTCAGTGGACTCTCATAAATGCGGTAATCGCAGTAGTCTTTGCACTGCTTGCCTTGGGGGCATGGAAGCTGTCCCAGAAGGACAGGAGTCACAAGCAACAGCAGTATGTCAGCAACGGCACTGCGTTGTTCGGTCCAACGACAATTATCATCAGCCTAGACGGCTTCCGAGCGGATTTCCTGAATCGAGGGCTGACACCAAGGTTGAACGCTTTTGTCAAGGAGGGCGTGTCACCCTTGTATATGCTACCATCGTTTCCGAGCGTTACATTCCCAAACCATTATACCCTTGTCACCGGGTTATATCCCGAGAGTCACGGTGTCGTCGGGAATACATTCTACGACCCTGAATTGAAGACCGACTTTTACTACACGGACCCTGGCCGGAGTCTCGACCCGAAATGGTGGGGTGGGGAGCCCTTCTGGGCGACCGCGGAGAAGGCAGGTATCCGAACTGCCATCCACATGTGGCCAGGCAGTGAAGCACATATCCTCGGCATTGAGCCTAGCTTCCTGGACAAATACGACGGCAAAGAGAACCTTTCAAGCAAGGTATCCAGGATCCTCGAACTTCTGGACAAGCCGGGCATGGAAGACGAAAAGGCAAACCCCAAAGATATGCGCCCGCAGCTTATTGCAGCATATGTCCCAAACGTCGATGCAGATGGCCATACCTACGGGCCTAACAGCACGGAGATAAGAGAGACCATCAAGGAAGTGGACGGCATGatggacgacattttcaAAGGGCTTGAGCAGAGGAACCTGACTGGCTTAGTGAACGTCGTTGTTGTGTCGGATCACGGTATGGCGACCACTGATAGAACGCGTCTTCTTCAGCTCGATGATCTTGTCGACTTGTCGAAGGTTGAGCATATAGATGGCTGGCCTCTAGTCGGTCTGAGGCCACGCAAACCAGAAGACCTGCAGTCGCTATACGACGAGCTGGTTCGCAACACCAAGGACAACCCGAACGTTGACATCTACCTCAAGGATGTCAATATGCCCAAGCGATACCACTTTTCCAACAACGATCGCATCGCGCCGCTTTGGGTAGTTCCCAAAACGGGATGGAATGTGGTGCAACGAGAAGAGTTCGACCTACAGGAGGCCAAGACAAAAGACTTGACCTACCACCCCCGTGGGCTGCATGGCTACGACAACGAGCATCCCTTGATGAGAGCTATCTTTATTGCAAGGGGACCGGCATTTCCACACGCCCCGAATAGCAAGCTGGAACCATTTC AAAATATCGAGGTCTACAACATTCTGTGCGACTCAGTGGGACTCGACCCAGTCCCAAACAACGGCACTTTGAGATTACCTCTCAAGCCCATTGGGCTACACAGCCCCGAGGCGCCAATACCAGATGCTGCAGATCCCGTCACCTCGAGTACGACGACGGAGAGCACCCCGACACAGTCGGTCGGCGTTGATCACGTGCCGGAACCCACACAGGCAGGAACTCCGGGCAGCAATAATGGTGGCGGTGACGGGAAGGATGGTGCAAGCCAGCCCAAGACCGCCAAGGAGAAGCTTGAAGATCTTTGGAAGTGGTTCACGGGCAAGGTCAGTAAGGCCTGGGGGAAGATAGCGCACCCAAACAGAGGAGGCTCCAGCACGGCGGACTCGAATAGTGCTTGA
- a CDS encoding 60S ribosomal protein L14, variant yields the protein MGDISIVAAQWPQVEVGRVLLINDGPNAGKLATIVEIIDHKRVLVDGPSSDSNLAIARQSVPLSQAVLTGHVIPNLPRGARSGAVKAAWEKAEVDSKWKNSNWAKKADRQVRRGALTDFDRFKVMRLKKRARFEERKALAKVKASA from the exons ATGGGTGATATCAGCATCGTCGCTGCCCAGTGGCCTCAGGTCGAGGTCGGCCGCGTTCTCCTCATCAACGACGGCCCCAACGCTGGCAAGCTTGCCACCATTGTCGAGATCATCGACCACAAGCGC GTCCTCGTCGATGGGCCCTCCTCAGACTCCAACCTCGCCATTGCGAGACAATCCGTTCCCCTGAGCCAAGCCGTTCTTACCGGACACGTTATCCCCAACCTGCCCCGTGGTGCCAGGTCAGGAGCTGTCAAGGCTGCTTGGGAGAAGGCCGAGGTCGATTCGAAGTGGAAGAACAGCAACtgggccaagaaggccgacCGCCAGGTCAGGAGGGGTGCCCTCACCGACTTCGACCGCTTCAAGGTCATGCGCCTCAAGAAGCGCGCCCGCTTCGAGGAGCGCAAGGCTCTGGCCAAGGTCAAGGCCTCGGCATAG